The following are encoded together in the Leguminivora glycinivorella isolate SPB_JAAS2020 chromosome 18, LegGlyc_1.1, whole genome shotgun sequence genome:
- the LOC125236040 gene encoding uncharacterized protein LOC125236040, translating to MLVRFAQMQSFPDVYDCLLKNKPLKTTSKQYNRISGLNVFLDDRYKLQVIRVGGRLCNSTSFDYNKKHPVLLCSKHRLTVLLFKYEHKRLLHGGPQLLLSTLRECWWPLGARNLARKIVRECVTCIRMKDPTDLNPLTPAHFLIGRPLTCPASDDLTDEEPSRLSRYARVEALRQHFWRRWAKEYVAELQRRTKWKTNKDDIALNSLVLIKDDNLPPLKWRLGRVTRLYPGGDGVNRVADILTATGTIRRSFSKICPLLSEPADHNE from the exons ATGCTAGTTAGATTCGCACAGATGCAATCATTTCCGGACGTGTATGattgtttacttaaaaataaaccgcTTAAGACGACTAGTAAACAATATAATCGTATCTCTGGTCTTAACGTGTTTTTAGACGATCGTTATAAGTTACAAGTGATTAGAGTCGGTGGTAGATTGTGTAATTCAACAAGTTTCGATTACAACAAAAAACATCCCGTGTTATTGTGCAGTAAACATAGGTTGACGGTGTTGTTATTCAAATATGAACACAAACGGCTGCTGCACGGCGGACCGCAGCTACTCTTATCTACTTTGCGTGAATGTTGGTGGCCGTTAGGTGCGCGAAATTTGGCAAGGAAAATCGTTCGAGAATGCGTTACCTGTATTCGAATGAAAG ATCCTACTGACCTAAACCCACTCACGCCTGCTCATTTCCTAATTGGTCGGCCGCTGACCTGCCCTGCCAGCGATGACCTGACGGACGAGGAGCCATCCCGCCTGTCTCGCTACGCCAGGGTCGAAGCCCTCCGTCAACACTTTTGGCGTCGGTGGGCCAAGGAGTACGTTGCGGAACTCCAGCGACGAACCAAGTGGAAGACGAATAAGGACGACATAGCCTTAAACAGTCTCGTCCTAATCAAAGACGATAACCTGCCTCCTCTCAAATGGCGGTTAGGCCGAGTCACGCGTCTATATCCCGGAGGCGACGGCGTGAACCGTGTCGCCGACATACTCACGGCGACAGGGACGATACGACGCAGCTTTTCAAAGATCTGCCCGCTGCTATCCGAGCCGGCAGACCACAACGAATGA